Below is a genomic region from Methanomassiliicoccales archaeon.
GATGTTGCCCCAGGAGACGTCCAGGACCACTATCCCGTGCGTTCTGGCGCTGGGCAGGTCCTCCCGTGACACTGCCTTCTCGGCGAAGGGCCAGAGCACCACGCTTCCGTAAGGGATGCTCTTGAACGAAGACAGCTCCTGCACCAGGTTGAACTTGATCATCTTGCGCGAGGTGCACTTCTTCGGGTCGCATTGATGTTCGTCGTAAACGAAAAGTGATATCGCCATGACCTCACTGGTTCCTCATCATCTCATCGATCCAGGCCTTCAGGTCGTCCCTGGTCTTTCGAAAGACCTTCATGATCTGCTCGTCGCTTCCCTTCGCCTCGGTCGGGTCGGCGAACGATCTGTGGACATATTCGTCTCCCTCTATGAAGAAGGGGCACTCGTCCTCCGCTTCGCTACACAGGGTGGCAACGATATCGAAGTTCTTGCCGAACATCTTGTTCGCGTCCTTCGACACTTGTTTGGAGATGTCAATCCCTATCTCCTTCATCACCTTGATCGCATATGGATTGACCTTGGTGACCGACGTCCCAGCACTGGACGCCTCCCATCGATTCCGGTGGAAATGATTTACCAGTCCTTCGGCCATTTGGGACCGCGAGGAATTGTGCGTGCACATGAATAGTATGGTTCTCTTTTGCGTCTTGGCCATGGTGCTAAGCTCCAGGTCGTTTGATACTTGTTCTTTAAGGGGTTTCGTTTGGGACTGATGATCATAGCAGGGCGTACGATCATTGATGAGATCTAACGTGCATTTTGAGTTGCACTCTTATGTACCGTTTAGGCTAATACAGGATTACCCAAATCAAGGTATGTATTGGTTCCTGATGGTAAACTCGCCTTATGGCATGTCGGTCTCAAGCATCCACAGATAGGTTTATGAAAAGAAGCTGCTATGGTGACCCAGCCACTGTGATGATAAACCCAGCACTGATCATTCGATGATGAGAGACGGGCGAGCTGAGTGGCGCCGGTTTATTTCCACCAGACCCAACATCCTTTGTCAGGAGTGGTTTCACCATGTATGAGACCTTTTTTCCTCAATAGATTCAGTCTTCGAATTATCGTCTCTGGACATTGGTCACTGCGTGTAGAGAGGGCGGATTCGATTTCGGACGTTGTCATTTTGTTAGAACCAAGAATTGATATCAGTTCTATGTCCAGTTGATCCATGATTTCAGAAAACATGATTGGATCTTTAAATAAAAAAAGGTTAAGGAAAGAGTTTGATTATGCCGTTGCCTGGATCGTTATTGAGGCGACATTGTTGCTAGTTGCGGTATCCCGTAGGCTTATGGTTACTGGCCCTGGACCTGTCGCTGTAACGATAAATGAATCCCCCGCTCCAAGCGTCGTTGATCCTGCTAATGCAGGCATAATTGCAGTGGAGTTTGCACCGGCGCAAACGACCGTGAGGCTGGTGTATTTAATCGTGTTAACCGACACGGACTGCACGGTGACATTGTAGACCAAAGAACTAGTCTTGGTCGCCGTCATGGATGCAGTCGGGGTCGAACCGCCACCGGTACCGAATCCCATAACCATTACATATAGGACGGCGGCCAACACTACAGTGATCGCTACCATCAGGATGGTCGCGATGACCGGTGAGACGGCACTCTTGTCCTTTCTCATTTTCCACATTTTCTTCATCATTTTTAGTCCTCCTTAGCAGGGGTAAGCCCTGCCGGTAATTCTGTTAAACGTTGCGGGAGTATTAATTCCTCACTATCTAAAAATCAACTTTGAAGAATAGTTCTGGCCCTCATATTTTATGAAAAAAATAGATTCCACATATCCGAAATGGACGGACCTCGAAACATATAATATCTAAAAATAAAGATAGTATGCTATCACTTGATCGCCACGATTTGATCGCTAACCAATGACAACATCTCCCTCAGGTCCGGCTTGAGCTGTTCATCTACACTCAGTATCACGATATATGCACCCTTCGACTTGATCATCGTCGAAAGCACCTGCACGAACTCGCTCAAAATGTTCGTCCCATTGTTCATTGCCATTGAGTTGATCGAATCGAGGATGACAAGGCTCGGTCTTCCCTCGAGCGTCTTGAACATGTACTCGACCTTGAGGACGATGTTCTCCAGCATGGTCTGGGATTCTACATAGACGGTGTTCTCTCCGCCATCGAGGCTCTCCATGACCCCATATGAAACGCAATCGACGAAATGCATCGATTCTGTATTGATGTCCAGGGATGTCAACGCCGATGATATCGTGGACGCCGAGACCGACGACGCTATGTATATACAGTTGAGCCCTTTCTTCTTGCTGAACGTATCCACCAGTCCGGTCAGGACGTCGAAGTAGTTCTCCATGTTGATGTTCAGCACCACGCTCACCGCGGGGCCGATCTCCTCCATCTTCGCGATGACCTGGTCTTTTGCCTCTTCGGTCATATCAAAGCCCCCTGAGCAACGGCGTGAGCAGCAGCCCCAGGCTGGTCGAGTCAGTGACGTAGCGGGAACGGGAATGCGCCGCCCCGGACATCTTGA
It encodes:
- a CDS encoding arsenate reductase ArsC; translated protein: MAKTQKRTILFMCTHNSSRSQMAEGLVNHFHRNRWEASSAGTSVTKVNPYAIKVMKEIGIDISKQVSKDANKMFGKNFDIVATLCSEAEDECPFFIEGDEYVHRSFADPTEAKGSDEQIMKVFRKTRDDLKAWIDEMMRNQ
- a CDS encoding type IV pilin N-terminal domain-containing protein, which codes for MMKKMWKMRKDKSAVSPVIATILMVAITVVLAAVLYVMVMGFGTGGGSTPTASMTATKTSSLVYNVTVQSVSVNTIKYTSLTVVCAGANSTAIMPALAGSTTLGAGDSFIVTATGPGPVTISLRDTATSNNVASITIQATA